TGGAACATACAGACTTCAACATGGAAGCATTTGGTACAATTCCAAAAAGTTCGGTCCTCTCAATATTGCAGAGGCAACAAATAGACAAATGATTTATTTGCGCAAGCATGAAATAGGCTATGTATCTCAATTTCTGAATGTTATGCCAAGAACCACTGCCAGGCAGCTTGTAATGCAGGCCCTTATTGAAATGGGACGGGACCAGGTTCATGCTGAGAAAGAGACAGAGCAGATCCTTTCGCATTTCGAGCTGGACCCAGAGCTATGGGACAGCTATCCTGCCACCTTTTCTGGCGGGGAAAAACTCAGACTCAACATTGCGCGGGCGATGGTCAAGAAGCCAAGACTGCTTCTTCTGGATGAACCGACCGCAAGCCTGGACTATGAATCTAAAATGAAGGTGAAAGTCTTAATAGAGCAACTAATGCAAGAAGGCACGACGATGCTGGGAATCTTTCATGATCTTGAATTTATGAACAACTTATGTGACAGGGAATACAACATGCAGAATGGTGTATTTACATTATCTCATTAATTCTTTACCAGTGCTTAACGATTTCTCATAATGCCTTATCAGTAGATTAATATTCTTTCGCTATAGTTAGGTCAATGGTATTATAAAAATTTTTCCAAATAAGAGGGGGAAAAAATTATGAAGAAAATGGCGCTATTTCTGCTTTCTATGGCTATGACAGTTGTATTTGCAGGCTGTTCGTTCACTGCAAACTCAGAGAAGGATGATACACTGACGATCGCTTGGCTTCCAAACGAATCAGGCGCTGATTTAGGTGAGGCACGTGACGAAATTGGGAAATTAATAGAAGAGAAAACAGGAAAGAAAGTGGAGCATCAAACAACGACTGACTATATTGTGGCAATTGAAGCGATTGCGAACGGCAATGCAGATATGGCGTTTCTTGGTGCACAAGGATACATAGAAGCCCATAAAAAGAATGAAAAGGTTCTTCCGCTGGTTGTTCCAAGCGGCGAGTCCGGCACTTTGGAGGACGCTGTGTATTACAGCTGGCTGGCTGTTCAGCAGGAAAATGCAGATGAATACAAAAACGGCGGGGAATTTGCCATAGACAATATTCAAGGAAAGAAATTCTCCTTTGTTTCAAACAGTTCCACATCAGGATTCAAGGTTCCATCTACAGGCATTACTGATTATTTCAGCGAAAAAGAAGAGTTTAAGAGTTTGACAGCTGAGGATTTACTTGAGGGCGGAGAGGACAAGTTCTTCAATGAAGTATTATTTGGCGGCTCCCACCAGGGTTCTGCTGTCAATCTATTAACCGGCAAAGCGGATGTAGCGGCATTCTGTGATACATGTGTGAACAATTATGTGGAGCTTGCAGAAGGTGATGCTAACAAGCCAGGCGCAGTTTATAAAGTGAAAGATGATGCTGCTGAACCATTGAACACGGTTGCCGGAAAAGAATTCTCCTTAATCTCAGTAACTCCTGTTTTAAATGCACCATTTGTAATTAATTCCGGTACATTGAGCGAAGAAGACCAAAAACAGCTGCTTGAAATCATGACATCAGATGAAGTGGCAAATAACGAAAAAATCTTTGTTCCGGAGGACTCCGAATTTTCCGGATTATTCAGCAAGAAATCTGGAAATGAGCGTCTGGTTGAAGTAGAGGATGAGTGGTTCAATCCGATCCGCGAGCTTGCAAAATAAAGTTAAGCATTCATCAGTGGGGGCTTCCATTCCCCGCTGATGACTTTTACTTAATTGTCTTTGGGGATAGATTAATTTATTTGCATAGAATAGAGAATTTTTTAGGTATATTTCTGATTTATTTTCGGATAAAATTATTAATTTGCTTACAGTCAAGATTTATTTGCAGTTAGAACAGAGTGATGAAATCTTCTGCCCGTTAAAGCAGGATAAAACAATTGGATAGGAGGGGTTAACTCATGACAGCATTATTGGAAGTTAATCACCTTACAAAGCAATTTGGCAAAGATTCGAAAGCATTAACTGATGTAAGCTTCTCAGTCCAGGAAGGGGAGTTCGTTTCCATTATCGGCCCATCAGGAGCAGGGAAATCAACTCTCCTCCGCTGCATCAACCGCATGATTGATGCGACAGGCGGAGAAATAAGGTTCCAGGATCTCCAGGTAATGGACTTGAAGAAAAAGAATTAAAGCAGGTCCGCACCAAAATTGGCATGATCTTTCAGCACTATAACTTAGTGAATCGATTATCGGTAATCGAAAACACGCTGCATGGAAAATTGGGAACCAAATCAACACTGGCTGGAGTTCTTGGATATTACAGCAAAGAGGAAAAGCAGCAGGCCGCCCAGATTTTGAATGTGCTTGGACTGAACGAAATGATATATAAGCGTGCAGACCAATTAAGCGGCGGGCAAAAACAGCGAGTTGGCATTGCCCGTGCGCTTATCCAAAATCCGCGGATGCTTTTGTGCGACGAACCCATTGCGTCCCTGGATCCTAATTCGGCAAAAGTGATCATGGATCATTTGAAGAAGGTTTCAACAACAATGGGCATTACCGTTGTTGTCAATCTTCATCAGGTAGATGTAGCAATCAAATATTCAGACAGAATCATCGGCATTAACAAAGGGCAAGTAGTGTATAATGGATCGGCTAAAGGCTTGACTTCAGAAGACATTCAGAGAATATATGGATCGGAAGCAGAAGATTTAATCTTTGACATTGGAGGCATACATGCAGGCTGATATCTTTGCTAAGAAAAAGCGAAACACACTTGCCTTCCTATTACTCCTTGGAGCCGTGACCATCCTTGCCATGATTATTACGGAGTACAATGCTTTAAAGGGCTTTGCTTCAATCCCGAAAGCCATTCAATGGGGAATGGCGAACTTTTATCCAACCACAGAATCCTTAGAAAAGCTGCCAGTTATTCTGGAAAAGCTGCAGGAAACACTCCTGGTTTCGATTGCGGCTACGACAGCAGCTGCTGTATTTGCCCTATTATTTTCCATTTTCGGTTCGAATACAACAAGAGTAAATCCCTTTTTTGGAGCGATTACAAGAGGAATTGCCACTGTCTTTCGAAACATCGATGTTGCCGCATGGGCGCTGATTTTGCTGTTTTCATTCGGCCAAAGTTCTTTAACTGGCTATTTTGCTTTATTCTTCGGGTCATTTGGATTTTTAACAAGGGCTTTTACGGAAACGATTGATGAAGTGAGCGGGGGATCAGTAGAGGCGTTAAAAGCGACAGGTGCGGGCTACTTTTCTATCATCTTCCAATCAGTGATCCCATCAAGCATACCGCAATTAATCAGCTGGGTTTTGTTCATGATCGAAACGAATATCCGAAGTGCCACATTAATTGGACTGCTGACAGGATCTGGAATCGGCTTTACATTCAACTTATACTATAAGAGTTTGGCTTATGACACAGCAAGTCTGGTCGTTGTTGTCATCATTGCTGCTATCCTATTGATCGAATATGCATCCAATTATGTAAGGAAGGTGATATTGTAATGGAGGTAAAGGAACAGCTGAGTAATGTAACAGCACCAGCCGATCATCTGCTTGGCAAAAGAATGCCGGCTAAGCCTTTGAACAAAGCGGCCATTGTGACAAGATTAACCCTCTTTATTCTGGCTGCGGTGACAGTCTATGCATTTTACAGCTTTGATTATAAGGAACTGGACTTTATGGATGCGCTTCTTGGCACATTCGCCAATTTAAAAACCATCTTCCTTGAACCGCACTTGAAGCATTTCTCCTTTGGACATGCCCTTTACCAAGTTATGGTCACACTCGGGCTGGCTTTCCTGACAACCTTGTTTGGAGCCATAATTGCAGT
This window of the Cytobacillus pseudoceanisediminis genome carries:
- a CDS encoding phosphonate C-P lyase system protein PhnL — translated: MENLLEIRELSKSFTLHNLGKNIHAVSGIDIRLGEGDFVGITGKSGSGKSTILKCIFGTYRLQHGSIWYNSKKFGPLNIAEATNRQMIYLRKHEIGYVSQFLNVMPRTTARQLVMQALIEMGRDQVHAEKETEQILSHFELDPELWDSYPATFSGGEKLRLNIARAMVKKPRLLLLDEPTASLDYESKMKVKVLIEQLMQEGTTMLGIFHDLEFMNNLCDREYNMQNGVFTLSH
- the phnD gene encoding phosphate/phosphite/phosphonate ABC transporter substrate-binding protein, which codes for MKKMALFLLSMAMTVVFAGCSFTANSEKDDTLTIAWLPNESGADLGEARDEIGKLIEEKTGKKVEHQTTTDYIVAIEAIANGNADMAFLGAQGYIEAHKKNEKVLPLVVPSGESGTLEDAVYYSWLAVQQENADEYKNGGEFAIDNIQGKKFSFVSNSSTSGFKVPSTGITDYFSEKEEFKSLTAEDLLEGGEDKFFNEVLFGGSHQGSAVNLLTGKADVAAFCDTCVNNYVELAEGDANKPGAVYKVKDDAAEPLNTVAGKEFSLISVTPVLNAPFVINSGTLSEEDQKQLLEIMTSDEVANNEKIFVPEDSEFSGLFSKKSGNERLVEVEDEWFNPIRELAK
- a CDS encoding ATP-binding cassette domain-containing protein; amino-acid sequence: MTALLEVNHLTKQFGKDSKALTDVSFSVQEGEFVSIIGPSGAGKSTLLRCINRMIDATGGEIRFQDLQVMDLKKKN
- a CDS encoding PhnE/PtxC family ABC transporter permease, whose amino-acid sequence is MQADIFAKKKRNTLAFLLLLGAVTILAMIITEYNALKGFASIPKAIQWGMANFYPTTESLEKLPVILEKLQETLLVSIAATTAAAVFALLFSIFGSNTTRVNPFFGAITRGIATVFRNIDVAAWALILLFSFGQSSLTGYFALFFGSFGFLTRAFTETIDEVSGGSVEALKATGAGYFSIIFQSVIPSSIPQLISWVLFMIETNIRSATLIGLLTGSGIGFTFNLYYKSLAYDTASLVVVVIIAAILLIEYASNYVRKVIL